In the bacterium genome, CGCCGGGTACGACGTCTTCGCGCCGGCTCGAGCCGCGGAAGGGTGGGCGTTCGCGCCGTACGAGGGCGGCGACGTCGACCTCGACGGCTACTTGTTGACGACGGCCGGCGTCAAGGGCTTCGCGCTGCCGCAGCTCGAGGCGTTCCTGAGCTACGACGACGACGACGGCCGCCCCGCGCCGGCGCCGGAGGGCAAGCGCCTTCTCGTCGGCGTGCGGCCTTGCGACGCCCGGGCGCTGGCGCTGGTCGACAAGGTTTACCGCGACCGCGGCTTCCGCGACCCGCAGTACCTAGGCCGCCGCGACAACGCGCTGCTCGTCGTGTGGGGGTGCGGCCTACCGGCGCCGACGTGCTTCTGCACCTCGGTGGGCGGCGGCCCGGGCGACGCCTACGGCGCCGACGTGATGGCCTATGAAGCCGGCGACGACCTCCTGCTCGAGGCCGCCTCGAGCAAGGGCGAGGAATTCCTGAAAGCGGCGAAGACCGAAGAAGCGTCCGACGCCGGACTCAAGAAAGCGAAAGCGACCTACGCGAAGGTCGCCGAGGCGATGGCGCCCCTGTGGGACCTGGCGGCCGTCCGTCCCCGGCTCTACGGCAACTTCGACGCCGACGCGTGGGAAGAGGTCGCGTCACGCTGCGTGAGCTGCGGCGCGTGCACGTTCGTGTGCCCGAGCTGCCACTGC is a window encoding:
- a CDS encoding 4Fe-4S dicluster domain-containing protein, with the translated sequence MAAVKVKRKDLPKLLETAKAAGYDVFAPARAAEGWAFAPYEGGDVDLDGYLLTTAGVKGFALPQLEAFLSYDDDDGRPAPAPEGKRLLVGVRPCDARALALVDKVYRDRGFRDPQYLGRRDNALLVVWGCGLPAPTCFCTSVGGGPGDAYGADVMAYEAGDDLLLEAASSKGEEFLKAAKTEEASDAGLKKAKATYAKVAEAMAPLWDLAAVRPRLYGNFDADAWEEVASRCVSCGACTFVCPSCHCFDVADEGKHGRGRRLRFWDACTQSPFTLHASGHNPRERKAQRYRQRVLHKFYYFHDNWGENLCVGCGRCVVACPVNVDIREAVTLVAAGE